AAAAGATGCGCGTCTTTGAATTTTACGCCTGTAGTTTCGTCTCGGTCATCAAGAAGAACTTCAATGCCGTTTTCAATTAGCACATCATAAATCTCATCGGATTTCTTCTGTAATATTTCATCCTTATAATTTGTAGGTAATATTAAAACCTGATACGGAGCAAGGGCAGTGGGGAAGATAATCCCGTCCTTATCGTGATTTTGTTCAATTGCTACCGCAATTATGCGGTCTATTCCGATACCGTAACAACCCATTATAATCGGATTTTCTTTGTTGTCTTTACCTATGAAGTTTGCCTGAAGCGGAACAGAATATTTCGTGCCGAGTTTAAATATGTGTCCCAACTCTATACCTTTTGTAAAAGATATTTCACCGCCGCATTTAGGACAGGAATCTTCTTCGGTGATGCATCTTATATCTCCGGTTATATCAGCGGAAAAATCTCTGCCTGGATTTACTCCTGTAAGATGTTTGTCTTTTTTATTCGCGCCGCAAAGATAAGTTTGCCCTGATAAAATTGATGAGTCGCAAACAATTTTAATTCCATTTAATCCTACAGGTCCCGAAAATCCGACAGGTGCTCCAGTAGCTTTTTCGATTTGTTCTGCGGATGCCATTTTCAATATATTAGTTGCAAGTAATCTTTTTAGTTTGGCAGGATTTACTTCATGGTCTCCTCTTACCAAAACGGTAGCAAGTTCTTTATTATCAATTTCAAAAATAAGAGTTTTAATCATTTCTGAAACAGGAATTTTTAAAGACTTGTGTAGTTGTTCTACTGTGGAAATGCCTGGGGTATCAACCTCTTTTATGCTTTCGAGTTTGCCACCCGCCACTACTGTTTTGGCGGGTAGGCCCACCACTGAAACCTCGGCGGGCAGGCCTTCGGCCATTTCAAGATTTGCCCTGTAACTACATTTTGCGCATTTGATAATCGTATCTTCGCCGTTTTGGGAAGGCGCTATAAATTCATGAGAAAAATTACCGCCCATAAGTCCGGGGTTCGCTTCCACAATTTCAAAATCAAGCCCGCATCTTGAAAATATTTTCTTATATGCTTCATACATTTTCCTATAGCTTTCTTCTAATCCTTGCTCATCAACATCAAAACTATAAGCGTCTTTCATTGTAAATTCTCGCGAGCGGATTATGCCGAATCTGGGCCTTATTTCGTCTCTGAATTTGGATTTTATTTGATAAAGAGTAACGGGTAGTTGTTTGTAACTGCGCACTGTTTGAGAAATTAAATCGGTAATCATTTCTTCGTGTGTAGGTCCTATACATAAGAAGTTATCTTTCCTATCTTTCAGCCTCATCATTTCTTTGCCATATTGTTCCCATCTGCCTGATTTTTTCCAAAGAGATGAAGGTTGCAAAATAGAAAGAGATAATTCCAAAGCGCCGGCTTTATCCATTTCTTCCCTGACGATATTGATTGCTTTTTGTATTGCTCTTAATCCGAATGGTAGATAAGTGTAAAGACCGCTTGCGGATTGCCTAATCAAACCGGCCTTCAGCATTAACTGATGCGAAGGCGTTATTGCATCCTTCGGCGTTTCGCGTAGAGTATTTATAAAACTTTTAGTTAAGCGCATGATATATTATAT
The bacterium DNA segment above includes these coding regions:
- a CDS encoding proline--tRNA ligase, giving the protein MRLTKSFINTLRETPKDAITPSHQLMLKAGLIRQSASGLYTYLPFGLRAIQKAINIVREEMDKAGALELSLSILQPSSLWKKSGRWEQYGKEMMRLKDRKDNFLCIGPTHEEMITDLISQTVRSYKQLPVTLYQIKSKFRDEIRPRFGIIRSREFTMKDAYSFDVDEQGLEESYRKMYEAYKKIFSRCGLDFEIVEANPGLMGGNFSHEFIAPSQNGEDTIIKCAKCSYRANLEMAEGLPAEVSVVGLPAKTVVAGGKLESIKEVDTPGISTVEQLHKSLKIPVSEMIKTLIFEIDNKELATVLVRGDHEVNPAKLKRLLATNILKMASAEQIEKATGAPVGFSGPVGLNGIKIVCDSSILSGQTYLCGANKKDKHLTGVNPGRDFSADITGDIRCITEEDSCPKCGGEISFTKGIELGHIFKLGTKYSVPLQANFIGKDNKENPIIMGCYGIGIDRIIAVAIEQNHDKDGIIFPTALAPYQVLILPTNYKDEILQKKSDEIYDVLIENGIEVLLDDRDETTGVKFKDAHLLGIPFIVVLGRNFIEKGEIELEIRGKEKEITTEKEIFNKIKKYTDKPR